Within the Thermosynechococcaceae cyanobacterium Okahandja genome, the region TCGGTGAGGATGCTTTCACCGGCGGCAATGGTGCAGCTAAAGTCTAAGGCGGCTAGGGTTACCGTTTGCTTGTCTTGGGCATCAAGATACATTTCGATTTGCTGAGCAACGGAGTTATAAATGGCGCGATGGTTAAAGGCCAATGGCTCAAAATTGCCCTGAAAGCGCCAGTTGAGGTGGCTGAGGATGTTACGGTTAAAGGCCGCAGTAATCCCTTGGGAATCGTTGTAGGCGGGTAACAGAATCTGGGTGTCTTTAATTAAATCCACCCCTAGGAGGACGTAATCACCATGATGGAGCACTCGATACATTTGCTCGAACAGTTGGCGGCACTGGGCTGGGGTAAGGTTACCGAGGGTACTCCCCAAAAAGCAGAGCAGGCGGTGGGGGGCAAGGGACGGCGGCAAGTGATCGAGGCCAACATCGTAGGTGCCCACCAAGCCATTAATCCAGAGTTGGGGGTAATCCTTAAGGAGTGTCATGGCGCTGGTTTTGAGCATCGAGCCGCTGACATCAATAGGGCGATAGACAAGCTGGGGTTGCAGCCGCCCATAGGCAGACAGCAACGAGCGAATTTTGCGATCGCTACCGCTGCCGAGTTCAATCAGTTCACACGTACCTGTGAGGTGGGCAATATCAGCGGCGTGTTGCTCTAGGAGGGCGAGTTCGGTGCGGGTGGGGTAATACTCTGGTAGGGTTGTAATTTGCTCAAATAACCGGGAGCCAACCGCATCGTAAAAGTAGTAGGAGGGTAGAAATTTTTGTGGTGCCGCCCCTAACCCGGCAATGACATCCTGACCAGCGGTGGTGGTGTCATGGTCGCTAAGATGGGTCAGGTGTAGGCGATCGCCCACGGCAGGCAACATTAACGCACTCCGGTAACTAGCAACAGCAGCACCCCCTTAAGATATTTTAGCCCTGAGTCGCTGTTCAATACGACGACCCCAGATGGCGATCGGCAAACTCATCAGCAAGTACAGCCCAAGAGCCAAGGCATATAACGGAAACGGATTACTGCTATTGCGGATGACCCAGACCCGCAACACTGATGTTAAATCCACCCCCGCAATGACGCTGACAATAGCCGAATCCTTGAGCATATAAATAAAATCATTAATGAGCGGTGGAATAACAATTTGTACCGCTTGGGGCAAAATAACCCGCACAAACCCCTGCTGTTGGGTCATTCCCAATGATAAAGCCGCTTCCCGCTGCCCCGCATCCACCCCCTTCAGGCCAGCCCGAAACACCTCCGCTTCGTAAGCCCCATAGTTAAGTGCTAAGGCCGTCACGCCCGCGGTCCAAGCATTCACCCACGTTGCCAAATTAACCTGAGCCAGCACAGCCCCCACACCGTAGTACAGCAGCAGCAGTTGGGTAATCATGGGGGTTCCCCGCATGATCTCAATAAACCATGCCGCAGGCCAGCGCAAAAACAGGTAGGGAGAGGTGGTCATGGCCGCCAAGAGAATCCCCAGCACAATGGCAATAGGGAAGGAAATGGCACAGTA harbors:
- the egtD gene encoding L-histidine N(alpha)-methyltransferase; this translates as MLPAVGDRLHLTHLSDHDTTTAGQDVIAGLGAAPQKFLPSYYFYDAVGSRLFEQITTLPEYYPTRTELALLEQHAADIAHLTGTCELIELGSGSDRKIRSLLSAYGRLQPQLVYRPIDVSGSMLKTSAMTLLKDYPQLWINGLVGTYDVGLDHLPPSLAPHRLLCFLGSTLGNLTPAQCRQLFEQMYRVLHHGDYVLLGVDLIKDTQILLPAYNDSQGITAAFNRNILSHLNWRFQGNFEPLAFNHRAIYNSVAQQIEMYLDAQDKQTVTLAALDFSCTIAAGESILTEISRKFWLDALKSDLTAAGFTWVRAFTDPQQWFALCLCRR
- a CDS encoding amino acid ABC transporter permease → MELVQAALPAFLRGALNTLIYCAISFPIAIVLGILLAAMTTSPYLFLRWPAAWFIEIMRGTPMITQLLLLYYGVGAVLAQVNLATWVNAWTAGVTALALNYGAYEAEVFRAGLKGVDAGQREAALSLGMTQQQGFVRVILPQAVQIVIPPLINDFIYMLKDSAIVSVIAGVDLTSVLRVWVIRNSSNPFPLYALALGLYLLMSLPIAIWGRRIEQRLRAKIS